From one Candidatus Chromulinivorax destructor genomic stretch:
- a CDS encoding FKBP-type peptidyl-prolyl cis-trans isomerase: protein MKSNITSGEMLHLEDFTTSKHGIVYKIVKESDQEKPEVGDIVTVHYTGCLLKGSHEVGKKFDSSLDRGEPFQFTLGFGQVIKGWDLSLADMKIGEERIVLLPAHLAYGDRSVSVIPANSTLIFDIKLLGTE from the coding sequence ATGAAAAGCAATATTACATCAGGTGAGATGTTACATTTAGAAGATTTTACAACATCAAAGCATGGTATTGTCTATAAAATAGTTAAAGAATCTGATCAAGAAAAACCTGAAGTTGGTGATATTGTTACCGTTCATTATACAGGATGCCTTTTAAAAGGTAGTCATGAAGTTGGCAAGAAATTTGATAGCAGTCTTGATCGCGGTGAACCGTTTCAATTCACTTTAGGATTTGGACAAGTTATTAAAGGCTGGGATCTTTCACTTGCAGATATGAAAATTGGCGAAGAACGCATTGTTCTTTTACCTGCTCATTTGGCATACGGTGACAGATCTGTTTCAGTTATTCCTGCAAACTCTACTTTAATATTCGATATTAAATTACTTGGTACAGAATAA
- a CDS encoding acylphosphatase: protein MKKCVKLLFEVQDGQKILESFIADQAALFKIEGIGQEMHKDSIQLFICGQEEQVDDFIDAMYVGKESIQLKNIKIETCSTDRSYRGVFRIVE, encoded by the coding sequence ATGAAAAAGTGTGTTAAATTGTTATTTGAAGTTCAAGATGGTCAAAAAATTCTTGAATCTTTTATTGCTGATCAAGCAGCTTTATTTAAAATAGAAGGTATTGGTCAAGAAATGCATAAAGATTCAATTCAGCTTTTTATTTGTGGGCAAGAAGAGCAAGTTGATGATTTTATTGATGCAATGTATGTAGGAAAAGAATCTATCCAATTAAAAAATATTAAGATAGAGACTTGTTCGACAGATAGATCATATCGAGGAGTTTTTCGCATAGTTGAGTAA
- a CDS encoding amino acid carrier protein, which produces MLNYFLSHLEYIEDFVWTYGGVPALMLVGIYFTYKSNFFQIMHMPEIFKIFHSYIYQKSEHVRGVKPLYVFFASIGGCIGIGNVVGVCTAVQLGGPGAVFWMWIAGFFGMLVKYAEIYLGMIYRIKDKDNSYTGGPMIYLQQLQGGKFLSSLVAFLFCIYGTEIFIFKTITHTIIAGWGFEKIIVVLLLMFLVLIIGQGGLQLVGKVSSVVVPLFLVIFVSMSLYILAINITMLPGILKLIFISAWTPHAAIGAFAGSTMMTTMTYGIKRACYSGDIGIGYASTIHSQTSEVSPSREASMGIMGIFMDTFIICTLSLLLILVTGTWKDGIHQTVLVAQALQLYFPYINLFWPMFIFLLGYSSLISFYTVGKNAAVFLWGEKGNKIYPIFAGSAFLLFSYVGENDHAMMFMAITGMLLLILNMYGIVMLSDKIKFNLKTKE; this is translated from the coding sequence ATGCTGAATTATTTTTTATCGCACCTTGAATATATTGAAGACTTCGTTTGGACTTATGGCGGCGTCCCAGCATTGATGTTAGTTGGCATTTATTTTACTTATAAATCAAATTTTTTTCAAATTATGCATATGCCTGAAATCTTTAAGATTTTTCATAGTTATATCTATCAAAAATCTGAGCATGTTCGTGGTGTTAAGCCATTGTATGTGTTTTTTGCTTCAATTGGTGGGTGCATAGGTATTGGAAATGTTGTTGGCGTATGTACAGCTGTTCAATTAGGTGGACCTGGTGCTGTTTTTTGGATGTGGATTGCTGGTTTTTTTGGCATGTTAGTAAAATATGCAGAGATTTATTTAGGCATGATATATCGAATTAAAGATAAAGATAATAGCTACACTGGTGGTCCTATGATTTATCTGCAACAACTGCAAGGGGGTAAATTTTTATCATCATTAGTTGCATTTTTATTTTGTATTTATGGGACTGAAATTTTTATTTTTAAAACGATAACTCATACAATTATTGCAGGATGGGGCTTTGAAAAAATTATTGTTGTCCTACTTTTAATGTTTTTAGTTTTAATCATTGGTCAAGGCGGATTGCAGTTAGTAGGCAAAGTAAGCTCTGTTGTGGTACCACTATTTTTAGTTATTTTTGTATCAATGAGCCTTTATATTCTCGCTATCAACATAACCATGCTTCCAGGAATACTTAAACTTATTTTCATTTCAGCCTGGACACCTCATGCTGCAATTGGAGCTTTTGCAGGTTCGACGATGATGACGACGATGACATACGGAATTAAAAGAGCTTGTTATTCAGGCGACATTGGTATTGGTTATGCATCAACAATTCATAGCCAAACATCTGAAGTAAGTCCAAGCAGAGAAGCTTCTATGGGGATTATGGGCATATTTATGGATACATTTATTATCTGTACCTTAAGCCTTCTTCTTATTTTAGTAACAGGAACATGGAAAGATGGTATTCATCAAACAGTATTAGTAGCGCAAGCTTTACAACTTTACTTTCCGTATATTAATCTTTTCTGGCCAATGTTTATTTTCTTGCTTGGTTATAGTTCGTTAATTTCATTTTACACTGTTGGTAAAAATGCAGCTGTGTTTTTATGGGGTGAAAAAGGTAATAAAATATACCCTATTTTTGCAGGGTCTGCTTTCTTACTATTTTCGTATGTTGGTGAAAATGATCATGCGATGATGTTTATGGCAATTACGGGTATGTTATTATTGATTTTGAATATGTATGGAATTGTGATGTTGTCTGATAAAATTAAATTTAATTTAAAAACAAAAGAGTAA
- a CDS encoding FKBP-type peptidyl-prolyl cis-trans isomerase, whose translation MKKSILVLSTLFFLSALSPVLVQSGREAKLTKNDNKQPFTTGDKLNLNSATEFTQTNDGIYYKTIKSGTGKLPCKGEVLTVHYTGYFLVKKMNDKKQIEYSIGEVFDSSVQRQKPFSFRLGMRQVISGWDKMLATMKPGEKRIVVLPSKEAYGNRAQGHIPADASLIFIIEFISAA comes from the coding sequence ATGAAAAAAAGTATATTAGTTCTATCAACGCTGTTTTTCTTGTCAGCTTTATCGCCTGTTCTTGTGCAATCAGGACGTGAAGCTAAACTTACAAAAAATGACAATAAACAACCATTTACAACTGGCGATAAATTGAATTTAAATTCAGCAACTGAATTTACACAAACCAATGATGGAATTTATTATAAAACAATAAAATCTGGTACAGGAAAATTACCTTGCAAAGGTGAAGTCTTAACCGTTCATTACACCGGCTATTTTCTTGTTAAAAAAATGAATGATAAAAAACAAATCGAGTATTCTATTGGTGAAGTATTTGACAGCAGCGTTCAGCGCCAAAAACCATTTAGTTTTAGACTTGGCATGCGTCAAGTGATTTCTGGATGGGATAAAATGCTTGCAACTATGAAACCGGGTGAAAAACGTATTGTTGTTCTTCCTTCAAAAGAAGCGTATGGCAATCGAGCTCAAGGGCATATTCCAGCTGATGCATCATTAATATTTATAATCGAATTTATTTCAGCAGCATAA
- a CDS encoding BamA/TamA family outer membrane protein gives MSLKKIVTFYCLWFLFLFQLPVLHAEEISVDCSFDCIELERVLPSKIFVQSIDIQADFQVDKDELLYLIDIVPMSHITLHDLVQTVFYLKKKEAFSKIEIVFIPEELKLIFKLEGVFTLASLRLHGSMIGKEKYRSCYIMEEGESFDRKKHDYSLKKIKDKFFQEGFFNCVVKDELVFDPLLKTVKGDLYLSKGPQFSIGDCRFEIESVDAIDEKEIHLIKMQLGRIFLKRFYAHRYTKNVVEKSMAHFKHYLDKKGFSQAVMSYEESIDYQNRQINLNFTFSFDEKKEFVFWGNHFFTQENFLENFLMYGKSSWHFPSAILSDEIENMYKSKGFWDLNLSVKEEKGKVFCIIHEGKRAMIRHVECKDNFQLSQQQLQLSCFKNLHNNSFDKETFSQAVHALKQLYMQHGYWDIKVVKEEFVPMKQTAHNKFIDYKIVLTLDEGPAQYLQSVEIKGYDELLEYGPFAQFNNLKEPVPFNHSWIALQRNWLINYFKDFGHTKVMVDYEYHNNKLVWNVQVDERQVYFGKFVVSGNSRIPFKYLQRELTIKQGHVWDKKNIEKSIDNLRNLELFDTVYIYSHKEVDDQGQVPVGVKLIAADTYEIRTRLGGQQVGKDFSLQQGFSYKFGGTFIYNNPFKFGDRLVAEGDFTKFYGNLSVQYLMPWLFNRPIRSRIKIYDNSYRQPLYIGSDVSIYSAYQKGVLFGMQEKHDHLNMGVTLGVEFKGIVPANIEDIALSIDYNPKLMHTQFAFGFVEPSLMWSYVDNILNPKNGWNAFVSCLGMADMVNQTSLFKVVGEYAVYLPFTSRSVFAIRTRAGHVFNREYRDIMPIDRFYLGGANTIRGYDRDYCPPLGLLTKPVPAPNTGLPAAANDLWHYVNQGGRTMFNVNFEARFPIYLQLEGATFFDAGVLIKDSIQDVPDNLLGGVGFGLRYNTPIGPLRFDIACKLDKKYPDFESPYAWYLTLGQAF, from the coding sequence ATGTCTTTAAAAAAAATAGTTACTTTTTATTGTCTTTGGTTTTTGTTTCTATTTCAGCTTCCAGTACTGCACGCAGAAGAAATATCTGTTGATTGTAGTTTTGATTGTATTGAATTAGAAAGAGTTTTGCCTTCAAAAATCTTTGTTCAATCGATTGATATTCAGGCTGATTTTCAAGTTGATAAAGATGAACTATTATATCTTATCGACATTGTTCCTATGTCACATATCACTCTGCACGATCTTGTGCAAACAGTTTTTTACTTAAAGAAAAAAGAAGCTTTTTCAAAGATAGAAATCGTTTTTATTCCTGAGGAACTCAAACTTATATTTAAGCTTGAGGGTGTTTTTACGCTTGCATCCTTACGGTTGCATGGTTCAATGATCGGCAAAGAAAAGTATAGAAGCTGTTATATTATGGAAGAAGGCGAATCTTTTGACCGAAAAAAACATGATTATTCTTTAAAAAAAATAAAAGATAAGTTTTTTCAAGAAGGTTTTTTTAATTGCGTTGTCAAAGATGAGCTTGTATTTGATCCTTTGCTTAAAACAGTAAAAGGTGATTTGTATTTATCTAAAGGGCCTCAATTTTCAATAGGGGACTGTCGTTTTGAAATTGAATCGGTTGATGCAATTGATGAAAAAGAAATTCATCTTATAAAGATGCAATTAGGTCGTATATTTTTAAAACGATTTTATGCTCATCGATATACAAAAAATGTTGTAGAAAAATCGATGGCCCATTTTAAGCACTATCTTGATAAAAAAGGTTTTAGTCAGGCCGTGATGAGCTATGAAGAAAGTATCGATTATCAAAATCGGCAAATTAATCTTAATTTTACCTTTTCATTTGATGAAAAAAAAGAGTTTGTATTTTGGGGAAATCATTTTTTTACGCAAGAAAATTTTTTAGAAAATTTTTTGATGTATGGAAAATCTTCGTGGCATTTTCCAAGCGCTATTTTATCTGATGAAATAGAAAACATGTATAAATCAAAAGGATTTTGGGATCTCAATCTTTCCGTAAAAGAAGAGAAAGGCAAAGTTTTTTGTATTATTCATGAAGGTAAACGTGCCATGATTCGGCATGTTGAATGTAAGGATAATTTTCAACTTAGTCAACAGCAGTTGCAATTAAGTTGTTTTAAAAATTTACATAATAATTCTTTTGATAAAGAGACTTTTTCTCAAGCAGTTCATGCACTTAAACAACTGTACATGCAGCATGGATATTGGGATATAAAAGTTGTTAAAGAAGAATTTGTACCTATGAAGCAAACAGCTCATAATAAGTTTATTGATTATAAAATTGTATTAACCCTTGATGAAGGTCCTGCGCAGTATCTTCAGTCTGTTGAAATTAAAGGGTATGATGAATTATTAGAATATGGTCCATTTGCTCAATTTAATAATCTTAAAGAACCAGTTCCGTTTAATCATAGCTGGATAGCTCTTCAAAGAAATTGGTTAATTAACTATTTTAAAGATTTTGGTCATACAAAGGTTATGGTTGATTATGAATATCATAACAACAAGCTGGTTTGGAATGTTCAGGTTGATGAACGGCAAGTCTATTTTGGTAAATTTGTTGTTTCAGGTAATTCTCGCATTCCATTTAAATACTTACAACGTGAACTTACAATTAAGCAAGGCCATGTTTGGGATAAAAAAAATATTGAAAAATCGATAGATAATCTGAGAAATTTAGAACTTTTTGATACGGTCTATATTTACTCGCACAAAGAAGTTGATGATCAAGGGCAGGTTCCAGTTGGGGTAAAGTTAATTGCGGCTGATACCTATGAAATTAGAACTCGACTTGGGGGACAACAGGTTGGTAAAGATTTCTCTTTGCAGCAAGGTTTTTCTTATAAATTTGGGGGAACATTTATCTATAATAATCCATTTAAATTTGGAGATAGACTTGTAGCTGAAGGAGATTTTACTAAATTTTATGGAAATTTATCAGTTCAATATCTTATGCCGTGGTTATTTAATCGTCCAATTCGTTCTCGCATAAAAATATATGATAATAGTTATCGCCAGCCATTATATATTGGTAGTGATGTTTCCATTTATTCTGCCTATCAAAAAGGGGTTTTATTTGGAATGCAAGAAAAACACGATCATCTGAATATGGGGGTAACGCTTGGAGTTGAATTTAAGGGAATTGTGCCAGCTAATATTGAAGATATTGCATTGAGTATTGATTATAATCCAAAGCTTATGCATACACAGTTTGCTTTTGGCTTTGTTGAACCCTCGTTGATGTGGAGTTATGTTGATAATATTCTTAATCCAAAAAATGGATGGAATGCTTTTGTATCATGCCTTGGGATGGCCGATATGGTTAATCAAACAAGTTTATTTAAAGTTGTTGGTGAATATGCTGTATACTTACCATTCACTTCTCGGTCAGTGTTTGCTATTAGAACTCGTGCAGGGCATGTTTTTAATCGTGAGTATAGAGATATCATGCCAATTGATAGATTTTATCTTGGTGGAGCTAACACAATTCGAGGGTATGACAGGGATTACTGTCCACCTCTTGGGCTATTAACAAAGCCAGTTCCTGCACCAAATACTGGATTACCAGCTGCTGCAAATGATTTATGGCATTATGTTAACCAAGGCGGCAGAACGATGTTTAACGTAAATTTTGAAGCAAGATTTCCTATTTACTTACAGTTAGAGGGAGCTACTTTTTTTGATGCTGGAGTTTTAATTAAAGATAGTATTCAAGATGTCCCAGACAACTTACTTGGAGGCGTTGGTTTTGGTTTGCGATATAATACACCGATTGGACCACTACGATTTGATATTGCATGTAAACTTGATAAAAAATATCCTGATTTTGAAAGTCCTTACGCATGGTACTTAACCCTTGGTCAGGCATTTTAG